The Gammaproteobacteria bacterium genome segment GCGAGCCCGAGGTCTACGGCGCCCAGACGCTGGCCGACATCGAACAGGCGCTTGCACAAGACGCCGCCGGCCTGGGCCATCGACTGTCCACGTTCCAGAGCAATCACGAAGGCGCGTTGATCGATCGGATTCACACGGCCCGGGGCGAAATCGACTTCATTCTGATCAATCCTGCGGCGTACACGCACACCAGCGTGGCGCTGCGCGATGCCCTGCTGGCCGTGGCCATTCCGTTCATCGAGATTCACCTTTCGAACGTTCACGCCCGCGAGGCCTTCCGTCACCACTCGTACTTCTCGGACATCGCACACGGTGTGATCGTCGGCCTGGGAGCGGCCGGCTATCACTTCGCGCTGCATGCCGCCCACAAACAGTTGAACCCGCAGGGGAATTAGCTTCATGGATATCCGTACGATCAAGAAACTGATCGAATTGCTCGAACAGTCCGGTATCGCGGAACTGGAAGTCAAACAGGGAGAGGAATCGGTCCGGATCAGTCGCAACCCGGCGCCCGGTTCAGGTCCGGTCTATGCACAGGCACCGCAGCAGGCCTACGCCCCGCCCCCGCCGCCCGCGGCCAGCAGCGCTCCGGCGGCTCCGGCCGCCAAGGCGCCGGACGAAAAGAACCTGGTGCGCGCGCCGATGGTCGGCACCTTCTATCGCTCGCCCGCA includes the following:
- the accB gene encoding acetyl-CoA carboxylase biotin carboxyl carrier protein; translation: MDIRTIKKLIELLEQSGIAELEVKQGEESVRISRNPAPGSGPVYAQAPQQAYAPPPPPAASSAPAAPAAKAPDEKNLVRAPMVGTFYRSPAPGAKSFVEVGQTVKEGQTLCIIEAMKMLNQIEADRAGVVVEILVDNEQPVEFDQPLFVIE
- the aroQ gene encoding type II 3-dehydroquinate dehydratase; translated protein: MAHLLLLNGPNLNLLGTREPEVYGAQTLADIEQALAQDAAGLGHRLSTFQSNHEGALIDRIHTARGEIDFILINPAAYTHTSVALRDALLAVAIPFIEIHLSNVHAREAFRHHSYFSDIAHGVIVGLGAAGYHFALHAAHKQLNPQGN